In one window of Mercurialis annua linkage group LG4, ddMerAnnu1.2, whole genome shotgun sequence DNA:
- the LOC126677555 gene encoding oxygen-evolving enhancer protein 2, chloroplastic-like produces the protein MASTACFLHHTALTTPNRLSSSTSQRQVSNVKPAQFICRASNKQAEEDVSLVSRRLALTVLIGAAAIGSKVSPADAAYGEAANVFGKPKNTEFVQYNGDGFKLSIPSKWNPSKEVEYPGQVLRYEDNGDSVSNLSVMITPTDKKSIADYGSPEEFLSKVDYLLGKQAYSGLTASEGGFDANAVATANILETATPEVGGTQYYSISVLTRTADGDEGGKHQLITATVKDGKLYICKAQAGDKRWFKGAKKFVETATSSFSVA, from the exons atggcTTCAACAGCTTGTTTCTTGCACCACACTGCACTTACTACTCCTAATAGATTATCTTCTTCAACATCTCAGCGTCAAGTTTCCAACGTTAAGCCCGCGCAGTTCATCTGCAGAGCCTCGAATAAGCAGGCCGAGGAGGATGTTAGCCTTGTCTCTCGACGGTTAGCTCTCACAGTTCTCATTGGCGCCGCCGCCATTGGCTCCAAGGTTTCTCCTGCTGATGCTGCCTACGGTGAAGCTG CGAATGTGTTTGGAAAGCCAAAGAACACAGAATTCGTGCAGTACAATGGAGATGGATTCAAGTTGTCAATTCCATCAAAATGGAACCCTAGCAAAGAGGTGGAGTATCCTGGTCAGGTTCTTAGGTATGAAGATAATGGTGATTCTGTCAGCAATCTCTCTGTCATGATCACCCCTACTGATAAGAAATCCATCGCCGATTATGGCTCCCCCGAAGAATTTCTTTCCAAG GTGGATTATTTGCTAGGCAAACAGGCTTACTCTGGATTAACTGCTTCTGAG GGTGGTTTTGACGCCAACGCGGTGGCGACTGCAAACATATTAGAAACTGCAACACCAGAGGTTGGAGGGACACAATATTACTCCATATCGGTGCTAACAAGGACTGCAGATGGAGATGAAGGAGGAAAACATCAGCTGATAACAGCTACCGTTAAAGATGGAAAACTCTATATTTGCAAGGCACAAGCCGGAGACAAGCGGTGGTTCAAGGGAGCTAAAAAGTTTGTAGAGACTGCCACCAGTTCCTTTAGTGTTGCTTAA